One Candidatus Firestonebacteria bacterium RIFOXYD2_FULL_39_29 DNA window includes the following coding sequences:
- a CDS encoding 4-hydroxy-3-methylbut-2-enyl diphosphate reductase, with translation MKVILAEHAGFCFGVKRAINMTSETAMKVKQQIYTYGPIIHNPQVVAKFKKEGVHPVNNIKKVKKGNSIIIRTHGVSPEKEKEFLKKSLKVTDATCPFVKKAQKLAAKLAGEGYNVVILGEAHHPEVKGILGYTNNRAVVVGNPKEVRKIKKCSKLGVVVQTTQSMQNFLDTVFALRDKSPEIRVFNTICDATRKRQDSALKLANKVDIMIVVGGKNSANTKHLAELCREKRVPTYHIEGALEIKKSWFKGKKLAGVTAGASTPDWIIKSVIKTITAPDYRKNQSKPGQNNKS, from the coding sequence ATGAAAGTTATCTTAGCTGAACATGCAGGTTTTTGTTTTGGAGTGAAGAGAGCTATTAATATGACTTCCGAAACTGCGATGAAAGTAAAGCAGCAGATTTATACATATGGTCCTATTATTCATAACCCTCAAGTTGTTGCAAAATTTAAAAAAGAAGGGGTTCATCCTGTCAATAATATTAAGAAAGTAAAAAAAGGAAATTCCATTATTATTCGTACTCACGGGGTGTCTCCGGAAAAAGAAAAAGAATTTTTAAAAAAATCCTTGAAAGTAACGGATGCGACCTGTCCTTTTGTAAAGAAAGCGCAGAAACTGGCGGCAAAGCTTGCAGGTGAGGGTTATAATGTCGTTATTCTCGGAGAAGCTCATCATCCCGAAGTAAAAGGGATACTTGGCTATACAAATAATAGGGCTGTCGTCGTTGGAAACCCTAAAGAAGTAAGGAAAATAAAGAAATGCTCAAAGCTGGGTGTGGTAGTTCAAACGACACAGTCAATGCAAAATTTTCTTGATACTGTTTTTGCGCTTCGTGATAAATCACCGGAAATCAGAGTTTTTAATACCATTTGCGATGCCACAAGAAAGCGTCAGGATTCCGCCTTGAAGTTGGCAAATAAAGTTGATATAATGATTGTTGTTGGGGGTAAAAACAGCGCAAACACAAAGCATTTGGCTGAACTCTGCAGGGAAAAGAGAGTCCCCACTTATCATATAGAAGGTGCTCTTGAAATAAAAAAGAGCTGGTTTAAGGGAAAAAAGCTTGCAGGAGTTACTGCGGGAGCTTCGACCCCTGATTGGATAATAAAAAGCGTGATTAAAACTATAACTGCACCGGATTACCGTAAGAACCAGAGTAAGCCCGGGCAAAATAATAAATCCTAA